Part of the Juglans regia cultivar Chandler chromosome 14, Walnut 2.0, whole genome shotgun sequence genome, AATTAACACCCTCCAAACACAGAATGTCAGATGTTTCCAATTCACCCAGTCAAGATAAAACTTTCTTCTTTGCTCGTAATATTCACCAGATGCTTTAAGTATATTTCATAAAGTAAAATCTGGCCAAAACCCAagtcaacacaaaatataatgttAGAACCGCCGGCACAACAACACTGCTCTCCTTTCTTAAAGATTCCAGaatgtcacaaaaaaaatacacccaTCCAGAAGAAAATGCAATCGCATCTTCAGGGCAATTCTGGTACCGTTTTATCAATCTGACATCCAGCAATTTCCAGGGATAGAGTTGGATATTTCAGAACAGATTTAACAGTTTCTAGATGCTTGCTTTGCTCCTGATGTAGTATCAGCTGAAGTCTTGAACTCAATTCTTAGAAGACTGAATATAGAGTCTAGTCTCGACTTACGAAATGCAATCCATTCAGCAAAGCGTTGTAAGTCTTCTCATTCATCGAAGGATCCCTCTTCCTCATTTCATCGAGCAGTTCAAAGGCGTCGTTGCCCCTCCCTTCCCGACACATTCCCTCCAACAATGTTTTGTATGTCAACAAATCAGGAGACATCGAATTGCCGAACATATCAAAGACGGCATCAATCGCGTCCTCAAACCTCCGTCCCAACGCAAGACTGCAAATCACAATCATATACGTACTGCTACTCGGAACCAAACCCTTTTCCCTCATTTCCTTATAGAAGTCATAACCCTTAACCCCCATTCCCTTCTCACACAAACCCTTCGCTATATACCCATACGTATATGCATTCGGCTCACATCCATACAGCCCCATTTCACGAAAAACTCGAATCGCCTCATCGACTTCTAGGCACTTTGAATATGCCTTTATAATCATATTCAACACGAAAGTGTCCGGTATCACACCCAAAGCCTTCATTTGCCTTGCCAACGACCGGACCGAATGCAAATACACATAACAAACATTCAACTTGTTGAACCTTCTAAGCAATGAATTGAACAACAATGAATAAGTCTCGAGCGTGGGTTTACAATTCTCtgaattatacatttttttataaacatcgAAGGAGAGATTGAACAGAGATCTTCTAGCGCAACAGAACTTAATAATAGAGTTGTAAAGAGGCACGCTAATATCACAAGCGCCGGCGAGTACCTCTTCGACGATTGTCTCGGCGTGGCGGTAGCGCTTGCCCACGATGAGGATCTTTATCATGGTAAAGTAGGTAACATGGTTGTGTTTGTAGCCACGCTGCAGAGCGGTCCATCTGAAGATGTCGAGGGCGAGATCGGGATCGGATTGGGACCAAAGGGCGTACTCGACGTCGGAGGGATTGAACCCCGGTTTGAGCTTCTGGACCCAAGTCTCAAACTGCTTTTCCAAcggggttttggttttggggtTGGGGATTTGGGGCTGAGGAGTTGGGGTTTGGGAGGTTTGAGCTTGGGGTTGGCCGggtgaggaggagaagaagcgGAGGCAAAGTGAGAGGAGGACGGGCGTTGAGGTGAGAGGCGGAAACGTAGGTGAGAGAAGGTTGGAGTTGCGGAGAGTGGAGATGAGTAGGCGATGCAAGGTTGAAGGCATTGTCACTGTAACACCAACAGAGGCGAAGCCGAGACGCAGAGAATAAGATTGTCTTGTTAAGCCAGAACTCTAAGAATAGGCCCAACAAGCGAAGTTGAGTAGGccaaattataagaataaatatagatataaattattattaaaagtatctattttgtatatatgatatgatattatttagattatatatttttttaagtgagtaTTGAGAATAATTAACTAGAAGCAGCTACGCAGTAAGTATAAAGTGTGCACTGTTATAGTGGCTTCTCTTTAGTATTACTCTTGATTATAATTATTAACATTTTGAATACCATACTGGCCAAGgtactgaaacgaaatattttaatatgggTATCGTTTCGTATATCGTTTCGTATATCGTTTTCGAATAGTTgatataagaataaattatatatatataaatatatataaattatattccaaaataataatctatatacgaataaattatatataaatacatatatattataaatagtctaatatgAATTGagagtcaaaaaataaacttgtaatttgaaaaaataaaaaaaaaattaaaggctaaaatatcggccggtacaaaCTAAAATACAGGGCGATACGGCCGGTATGAAACACCTAGGATACCTATACCAGCCACTGGGCcagtacgaaaaatttcgaccgtaccagCCCATAcggtatgaaatttaaaacactaataattattattattattatttctctccattttttttctaattttccttTGGGAACCGAAGTAATTCTCACATACATTGCTTAAGAAATAGATGTACAAGTGGTTAATTAGATTGGGTTTTTTAATCATCCCCATCCTTCGAGATTCAcaaattatatgtaaaaattataatttatggatTTAGTTCAGTCTTATATTATATTGAATATGTgaattttgatgaaattgaGAGAATATTTAATCTAAAGTTGATTCTTTATCAAGTGAAattgaattatataaataattagttcTTATAATCAGTGACTTTACACTACACAGTTGTTGatgtagatttttatttttttatttatttttctttagaagGTTTGTGATATAGGActgttgaatataatttttaacaagTAATACTAAAGAGTTTGCTAATAATATTGGCCAGGTGGAATCGCAATATACACACcttattttaagtttatattACGCATATTAAGCTTATCTAATCGCAATGTTTTTCTTGTCTTATTATAAATGATGTCGTATTATATCCTCAAGCTTATATTAAGCATCcgaattttatcattattaattttCCCTTTCTAAGAGTAAAAGCCTTAAAGATGcccaaattatatttaataactctagtaccaataaaaaaatccagTACTTTAatgagataaataatgattatgaagtagattttttttgtttttaagaaaatttgtcaTAATTCATTCATCAAGAAACTTAAATTTATAATCGGATAcattatgagatatttttatatcaaacatgatatcataaatcaaaataatgtaTTTAGAACTCCATCAATacactatttttattttgtgactaGTCTGATTTTTACTATTGCTAATATTCTCTATAAACAAACGTTTAAGAGATAATACTTTatgtttaaacaaaaatttaaccTCACCATTCGTAGAGTGAGAGGACTCAATCTTTATAGATAAAAGTCTGAAagatgaattgtttttttttaattaataataagaaaactaaaaagaaaaacaataagatAGATGCGAAAAATAATAGATTACAGTTTATACCAATTTCGATAGCCTTCGAAATCCATGACCGCATGTGAAGATAATACGCTCGTCTCTTTTCAGCCACAAAGATTAAATCTGAGAACCCTGCgcagatgagatagtttttgaTGTATATGGATGgtcaaaaattcaagaaaaattttaattatcatctctTTTAATATTCTCAACATCTCAGaacgtgatattaaataattaatttataaatttattataagtaATATTCGAggataaaatttctcaaaatgcAAATATGCAGCAGCGTTGCGTACCGAAGAAACGGTCCCCTAATTTTACTGGACGAATGACCTATATAAACCCGGCAACGAGACGGAGTGAGCGCAAGCTGtaaaaccagagagagagatcgggAGACAGAATGCCCAAGATGAGTTTGAGCTGTGCGTTGAAGGCCTCCccaattttcttcttgttgCTAATTTCCACTTTAGGTATCATGCGACTGTCCTTTTATGATTAGTTTTTCTATGCGTTGCTTATCGAATGTACTGGATCTGATTATTCGTATTCGGTTTATACCAAAACAAAGTGGTTTGGGTTTGTGATTCCGTGTGATTTTGACTGTTGGGTTCGTTTTGCTTTATATTCTTCAGTTTCTGCGAAGTCGAAAGATGTGACTGAATTACAGATCGGTGTGAaggtaaattttctttttttttaattcgattatctatttttttgtaattgatGTTATAACCGGGAATGATTTATAGCGTTGCATCGGGTGGCGGAtttgaaaacttaaaaagaaggaagaaaaagagagaaaacgtGTGTCGTGtaaagttgctttttttggGTGATTTTGTATGATGTGCAAGTATGAAGAAATTTGTAGGCGAAATAATATTGTTGAGGAGGTTGAATTGGTATGTTTCTGAATATCGTAGGATCTTTGATGTTTTTAGTTGTCTCTTTTAGCATGGAAATCACGGAGACAATATAGTAAAACAGAGCGGTGATTATGGTGTTGCCATTTGGTGCATTTGGTGAATTGCTTTTAGCAGTTAGAGATAAGTTCTCAAGTTGGGATAATTGAGCTGTGGGCTCTTTTAACAAGAttgtttcctcttctttctaaatacatttttagtGAAAATTGATTGATAACCATGGACCTCTAATAGTTTGTTTAACTTACATAGTTTTCTTATACGAAATGGCTCTTTTTTCAAAAGCAGTCTTCTTTTTATAGGGTCATGTAAAGGTTTGCCTTATCTCATGCTCATATTACCGTCCGATTCTTCCTTAATAATCGGATGCGATATGTTTTTGCAGCACAAGCCAGATTCTTGTGACATTCAAGCTCGCAAAGGCGATAGAATCAAAGTACACTATCGGGTAAGTTTGCTTGCAGATTTAGCTGGTTATTAATGCATTATAGGCAACTTACTTCTAGAATTGATAATTTTCATGTGTATCAACACATCACATCACAAAGTttaaatttatagaattttgtaGGATATTTTGTTTATCAAGGCGCTGACTTCTAATGGCTGCATCCTTTGAAGGTGGTACAATCATTCTGCTATGCAAAACTTTTATTTGTGAGCGGTCAAATTAGTTGCCTGTTGGGACTTGAGTTAGTTAATTGTCCCATGAACTGGTGGAGTTGAGCAACTGAGGTTTACTTTCAGTAGATTTCTCTCGTGAATagaatgaattttatttgttgtcCTTGAATATAATGAGAAACATTTATTTGTTTACTTCTTGTACACTCACATATGTATATGCTTCTACGTTTATGTGTACTAAGCTTTGTCCTTACTTATTGCAAGGTCAACAATTAGCTGGGTTTATTTCAAAATTGCTCTATGGTTCAGTTATAACTTTGAAACCTGCATTATACTTACGACTTGCCACTTATATTTGCAGGGAACACTCACAGATGGAACTGTTTTTGACTCTAGTTTCGAAAGAGACTCTCCAATTGAGTTTGAGCTTGGAACGGGTCAAGTAATAAAAGGTGTGCGGTGGCCCTTTTGGGTTGCAAATTGTTAGGTTTTTGGTGAATGAATAGAAGATGACTGGTGTTAAAATCCTGTTTACTTGTTGAAACAGACAAAATTAAGAATATAGTTCATGTGGAGAGCCTTTGAATATAGATGATTCCACTATAATGACATGAAACCATGACTCTTTGAGTTTGTTTAATATTTGCAAGTACAGCTATGAATCTGTGAATAGTACTGGCCATggaccttttcttttttcagagTCATCTGTAGGtacctatatgaaaaaaaagagtCATCTGTATCCTAAGAAAACAGTTGAGCATAATATTAGAGTGTGTACAAAGTGCTCGTTCTGCAGTGAGAGAATTTTTGGCAGTTCCTTCATATTTATGTCGAGCATAGATACTGAGGATTATGCACTTTACTTGACTCATACATGCGGCTTAAGCTTCAATCATCTTTCAATTACAGTGGTTCACAATCAGAAGCAAACCTTTGTTTATAAAGGGTGCCTGCCTTTTTGTTTAATCTTAATGTTATATGATAGTGAAGATTGGTTTATTGGTAACTATGCATAAAGTATTAATGCCTGAAAtttcctttttctgttttttaggGTGGGACCAAGGATTACTTGGAGCGTGTGTTGGTGAGAAGCGGAAATTGAAAATACCTTCAAAACTTGGTTATGGGGACCAAGGTTCTCCACCAACCATCCCAGGTAACATTTTCACTGGCTGCTCACTCCTCAAGCATAGGCATTGAATGCAGACCTGCCCTGCCGCTTTCATTGATGAATTTTAATTGGAATGTTTATGATGAAAAGATCTTGgcatttgaatttgattttgtgaTCTGTGTGAATTGAGTAGGTTGAGTTTGAACTGTAAAGGTTTGTCTTAAAAAGGACCAAGCACCAAGTActgagcctttttttttattggtaaccactttttttttattgttaaccAAGTACTGGACTTACTACCACTGGAAAATGTATGCAGTGAATTTCCATCAAGTTACTAgtatttttgtattgagatttgagaaattaaatatgTAGAACCCGTTGGATTTTATTGTAGGCAGCCAAATTTAAGGACCTGTAGGCTAGCTAAGGTTTTATGTTGCAGCAGAGATTTGTAGGGTCTTGGGATAACTAGGGCTACAGTGAATTCTTTTCCCTGAAATAGACCGAAATATTAGGGTGGATGTTCCTAGGCTCTGAACAGTAATCCAGGACGAGTGTTTTGGCCTTTTGTGATTGTTTGGGGGCTATTTGACTCatgttattttaggattttaaaGCATAGGATTCTAGGGAAAGAGAAGGTGAAAATTCCTATCTAGTCTTGACTAAATTTGATAGGAAATTGCTGGAAAATtcgaaggagaaaaaaaaaaaaaattttattggcaccaggtgtccgggaatagcgtcccgactaatccctgGGCTGCGCAGGCCTCGGCAAAGAGTTTCCAACAAATGCACCTCGggttaaaaaaaagagaaaataaatgggAAAAGATAAGATAAACTTAAGCATCACCCATAGTATCACACCTTGGATAGGATTGTATCACATGATTCTCAAACTAGGTTATCcgttagattatatatatatatatatatatatatagttaaatctAATTGAACAtggatttcttgggtttggTTAATGTCTTTGACCCTCAACTGGTCTAGCTGGGTTTTTAAGATCCGCACCTTCAAGTTTTTGGATACAACAAAAAAGGATGATTTGCTTTCAAATGTATTTCACCCGATTAATGGTTGAAATTTGTAGCAATGTAAAAACATCCTTTATCTTACCATCTGGTATATACTGCATTAGACAACATAAGATGTGAACATGAAAAGTTAAACTCGTAAAAGTCGCGTGTCTCCTACACACAACTGTAAGTACCATGCATTATTTGTTAGTTTAAATTTGATAtgcattttgtttggaaaatacAGGTGGTGCAACGCTAATATTTGAAACGGAGGTTGTTGCAGTGAATGGGAAAACATCaagtgaaggaaaaacaaaagatgcCGAACTGTAGTTGGAGTCttgaatcttaatttttttttaatctgtacTTTTAGATTCCCCTGGTATCTTAATTTGGTGATCCAAAAcaatgtttttaactttttacttTCAGACCGTAGAGAACAATCGGCATTGAAACTTTTAAATGGGATGCTGGTCTCTGTATCTTGATTAGAGATATATCTAGGCAAgccttttcatttttatcatataattgGCTGGATTCTTAGaccataaattataattattcatGTTTCAAGTGTGAGCAGTGTCAAAATGGTCACCAAGCATTAAGATATTTGCCTGGAAGCATAAGATCTTGACATTAACTATTGTTGGGATCTATCTACAACCAGGCTTCATGGTCAGTGGTGACCTCTTCCGCTTACCCTCATGAGAAGTGGATACTGGAAAAGTGgctttggatttcttttttgccATCTAGATCAGGtctatatcttttatttttttcttttttcataagaGGGTGGAAATTATGGAAACTAAAGCCTGGGACTTCACTCATGAGAGGGTGACATTCTTCTAATCCTTATGTTATGATAGCAAGATAGAATGAAAACGTGAAATTAAGCAAGAGGAACAtctaaaatattagaatttagggttcattcaattcaagtagatgactctagtttggtaaaaacTTATAACTCAAATTTCCAGTGGTGCTTTGCTGATTCAACACTGCCAAAATCTAATTGTG contains:
- the LOC109008516 gene encoding pentatricopeptide repeat-containing protein At3g25210, mitochondrial — protein: MPSTLHRLLISTLRNSNLLSPTFPPLTSTPVLLSLCLRFFSSSPGQPQAQTSQTPTPQPQIPNPKTKTPLEKQFETWVQKLKPGFNPSDVEYALWSQSDPDLALDIFRWTALQRGYKHNHVTYFTMIKILIVGKRYRHAETIVEEVLAGACDISVPLYNSIIKFCCARRSLFNLSFDVYKKMYNSENCKPTLETYSLLFNSLLRRFNKLNVCYVYLHSVRSLARQMKALGVIPDTFVLNMIIKAYSKCLEVDEAIRVFREMGLYGCEPNAYTYGYIAKGLCEKGMGVKGYDFYKEMREKGLVPSSSTYMIVICSLALGRRFEDAIDAVFDMFGNSMSPDLLTYKTLLEGMCREGRGNDAFELLDEMRKRDPSMNEKTYNALLNGLHFVSRD
- the LOC109008515 gene encoding peptidyl-prolyl cis-trans isomerase FKBP15-1, giving the protein MPKMSLSCALKASPIFFLLLISTLVSAKSKDVTELQIGVKHKPDSCDIQARKGDRIKVHYRGTLTDGTVFDSSFERDSPIEFELGTGQVIKGWDQGLLGACVGEKRKLKIPSKLGYGDQGSPPTIPGGATLIFETEVVAVNGKTSSEGKTKDAEL